Proteins co-encoded in one Gossypium arboreum isolate Shixiya-1 chromosome 11, ASM2569848v2, whole genome shotgun sequence genomic window:
- the LOC108466648 gene encoding germin-like protein subfamily 1 member 14 isoform X1: MKTAHFILIFCLLALASPFAYASDPSPLQDFCVAINDPKDEIITFFFSSPPVFVNGKFCKDPKLAKAQDFYYSGLNIPINTSNPVGSTVTPVNVAQIPGLNTLGISLVRIDYAPNGGLNPPHTHPRATEILVVVEGTLYVGFVTSNTDNRLITKVLYPGDVFVFPIGLIHFQFNVGKTNAVAFAALSSQNPGVITVANAVFGSNPPINPDFLVKAFQLDKNVVKNLQSKFWWANN, encoded by the exons ATGAAAACTGCCCATTTCATCCTAATATTTTGTCTCTTGGCTCTGGCTTCCCCATTTGCCTATGCATCTGATCCTAGTCCTCTCCAAGATTTCTGCGTAGCCATCAATGACCCCAAGG ATGAAATTATAACATTCTTCTTCTCGTCTCCACCAGTGTTTGTTAATGGGAAGTTCTGCAAGGACCCAAAGCTTGCTAAAGCGCAAGACTTTTACTATTCAGGGCTCAACATCCCCATAAACACATCAAATCCAGTGGGATCGACTGTTACTCCAGTTAATGTTGCTCAAATACCAGGGCTTAACACTCTTGGCATCTCATTGGTTCGAATTGATTACGCACCAAATGGTGGCCTAAACCCCCCTCATACTCACCCTCGTGCCACCGAAATCCTAGTCGTTGTGGAGGGCACACTCTACGTTGGCTTCGTGACATCCAACACCGATAATCGTCTCATTACCAAGGTCTTATACCCTGGAGATGTATTTGTTTTCCCAATTGGTCTCATTCACTTTCAATTCAATGTGGGGAAAACCAATGCCGTTGCCTTCGCTGCTTTGAGTAGCCAGAATCCTGGTGTTATTACCGTAGCAAATGCAGTGTTTGGATCAAATCCACCCATCAATCCCGATTTTCTCGTCAAGGCTTTCCAATTGGACAAGAATGTGGTGAAAAATCTTCAGTCAAAATTCTGGTGGGCTAACAATTAG
- the LOC108466127 gene encoding uncharacterized mitochondrial protein AtMg00310-like, whose protein sequence is MEEMTSKIRRWWWASKEKGRGWAMLLWDNLFLSKGIGGIGFRDLRLFNFALLGWQVWRLIPHRDTFFFRVLSLKYFAEGDLFHPKKIDKLSFTWSSILEATRALKGAWLACGGIWLDNDKLGFEGLD, encoded by the coding sequence ATGGAGGAGATGACTTCTAAAATTCGTCGTTGGTGGTGGGCAAGCAAAGAGAAGGGACGTGGTTGGGCTATGCTCCTTTGGGATAATCTTTTTTTATCAAAAGGTATAGGTGGAATTGGATTCAGAGACCTTCGGCTATTTAACTTCGCCCTACTTGGTTGGCAAGTATGGAGGCTCATCCCGCATAGGGACACTTTTTTCTTTCGTGTTCTTAGCTTGAAATATTTTGCTGAAGGTGATTTATTCCATCCCAAAAAGATTGATAAACTTTCCTTTACTTGGTCAAGCATTTTGGAGGCTACAAGAGCTCTTAAAGGGGCTTGGCTGGCATGTGGGGGAATTTGGCTTGACAATGACAAATTGGGCTTTGAGGGTCTTGATTGA
- the LOC108466648 gene encoding germin-like protein subfamily 1 member 14 isoform X2 translates to MKTAHFILIFCLLALASPFAYASDPSPLQDFCVAINDPKDAVFVNGKFCKDPKLAKAQDFYYSGLNIPINTSNPVGSTVTPVNVAQIPGLNTLGISLVRIDYAPNGGLNPPHTHPRATEILVVVEGTLYVGFVTSNTDNRLITKVLYPGDVFVFPIGLIHFQFNVGKTNAVAFAALSSQNPGVITVANAVFGSNPPINPDFLVKAFQLDKNVVKNLQSKFWWANN, encoded by the exons ATGAAAACTGCCCATTTCATCCTAATATTTTGTCTCTTGGCTCTGGCTTCCCCATTTGCCTATGCATCTGATCCTAGTCCTCTCCAAGATTTCTGCGTAGCCATCAATGACCCCAAGGATGCTG TGTTTGTTAATGGGAAGTTCTGCAAGGACCCAAAGCTTGCTAAAGCGCAAGACTTTTACTATTCAGGGCTCAACATCCCCATAAACACATCAAATCCAGTGGGATCGACTGTTACTCCAGTTAATGTTGCTCAAATACCAGGGCTTAACACTCTTGGCATCTCATTGGTTCGAATTGATTACGCACCAAATGGTGGCCTAAACCCCCCTCATACTCACCCTCGTGCCACCGAAATCCTAGTCGTTGTGGAGGGCACACTCTACGTTGGCTTCGTGACATCCAACACCGATAATCGTCTCATTACCAAGGTCTTATACCCTGGAGATGTATTTGTTTTCCCAATTGGTCTCATTCACTTTCAATTCAATGTGGGGAAAACCAATGCCGTTGCCTTCGCTGCTTTGAGTAGCCAGAATCCTGGTGTTATTACCGTAGCAAATGCAGTGTTTGGATCAAATCCACCCATCAATCCCGATTTTCTCGTCAAGGCTTTCCAATTGGACAAGAATGTGGTGAAAAATCTTCAGTCAAAATTCTGGTGGGCTAACAATTAG